AAAGGATTGGATTTTCATAGAAATGGCCGTTTGGACAGGGTTCGGCGCCGTCGGCATGCGGGATTTGGGCTCCGCCTACAGGTCGCGGATGAAAATTTCTTTTTCCTTCAAACGCCTGAACGATTTCGGCAGGCGAATCTCGAGAATTCCCCCGCGGATACCGGCACGGCTGCCTTTCGTTGTCACCGGGACGGGCAGCGGCACCGAGAAATCCGGATGGCCCTTGATGTTCGACAGACGGACCCGCCGGCTGTTGACATGGATGCGTATCGCATACGCATCGGCATCCTTCGGAACCTTCCAGCGGATAAAAACGGACCGGTGGGACTCGAACACGCTTGCCGTCTTGACGGCCGGCTCGCGGACGGGAAACGCCTTCGACATCGCCGTGCGAACCGTCTCCCCGATTTGCTCGACATACGCATCGACCTTGCCGTCATCGTGCAGGGACGAAAATAACGACTCTTCTCCGGTGAAAGACCGGATGAACTTGCCCCAGTCGAACAATGGATTCGGATTGTCATTCATCCCGGGTCCTCCGTTACGTCTTTTCCATATCGTATGCCCAGGCCGGAACCGCCGCCACACCTCCCCGGGCTGCCGGAGGAAATCCGGGCTTCTTCATTTGTCCGCCGGCGTCCCGGCAGCCGGCCCCCGATTTAAGCCGGCAAATTCGTCATGGGGGGATGATCGTCCAAACCGATCGGGGCTGCTCGTCATATATTGTCATGAGGTTGCACGAAAGGGGGATTTGCCATGGGAGGAGCTTACGGCGGATTTACGAGCGCGGGTGTTATACTCGTTCTATTCATCCTGCTGGTCATCGTGTCTCGTTCCTGGATCGGCGGCTATTGATTGCCGTGCCCGCAAGCGGCTAGCGAAACGATGCGGCTTGCAGCGCCGGTGCTGCAAGCCGCATCGCTTTTCACCGGACGGAAACTAAATCGCAAAGGGAAGTGAATCGTAGTGCAGCAGCAAAAAAAAGCGCACACACGCGCATTTTTGCCGGCGGAAGGCGGAGCCGGCGGTCCCGGTTCAGCGGCCGGTTCGGCTTCCTCGCCTGTTTCGGGCGCGCTGTCGGCGATCGACCGCTTCGGCGGCATCGACGGCATCCTGTCGATGATGAGCAAAATTCAGCGGGTATTCGGCTTTATCCAGCAGATGACCCCGATGTTCAAGCTGTTCGGCAGCTTCGTCGGTTCGAAGGCGACCGTGCAGAACGTGCCGGCGCGGTCCATGGGCAGCGCAGGCGACAAACCGCGTCCCCAGCCGCATCATCCGCCGCGTCCGGCTGCAAACCGTCCCCGTAAAAAGGCGGTCAAGCGGAACGGACGGCGCTGACGGATGGAACGGAAGCCTTGCACGGACGGAGCATCCGGCGCAGGGCTTTTGCCTTTTCATGCCCTCATCCGGCAGCGGCTGCGACAAAAAAGCGGCGACCGCCTGCCGGCTCGCTGCCGGGACGTTCGCCGCAGATTTGCGTTTGCGGGTAACGCGAAGCCGCCGCTTCGCTTCAATAGAGAATCGAACGGCTGATGATGACGAGCAAAATAAAGAGAACCAGGATGACGCCGGCCGACGTGAATCCTCCGTAACCGCCAATGCCTTTGCAGTCACAGCCGCCCAAATACGACATGCTGCAGCGCTCCTTTCCATTATGGATTGGTTACATCGTATGAAGGGGGCATCCGTCTTGACTGTGCGTTTGACCCTCCAATGAAAACGCCCTGCCGGCCGCTCGTCCGCCGTACGTCTTTTTGTTCAAAATTGACCAACCCTTTCCTAAAATATGATAAATTATTCCAAGGGAGTCAGCGGCCGGAACGAACCGCCGGAAAGCCTAGTGAAACGCGCTCGCGGGCCGCATTTTTCTGTTGAAAACGGGGCCTGATCCACTTATAGTAATCGTACAGCGTGATTGCGAAGGAGGGCCGGCTGCATTCGTGAACCTGCATCTTGAGAACGGCACAGAATGGAATCGTCAACTGGTTCGAATGTTTTGGCGGTTGATTGCGGCCTACGAAATCTTCGCGGCGCTGGGGCACGTCATCATGCTGCTGCTGAAAAATGACGCGTGGCTCGACAGCCTGACGCGATATCAGTTGATCCCGACTGCCGCCTTGCTTGGCGTTATGGGGGCGGGCCATCTCGCGCTCCGCCTGGCGCCGCGAAATCACGACGATATCGTTCCCGCCTGGGCTGCGGCGATCGTCACCGCACTGCTCGTCTCGCTGCCCGGGCTGCATAACAGCTACGAGCTGTTGTGCCTGCCGCTCATGCTCTCATCCCTCTATTACAGGCGGCGCATTCTCCTCAGCTGCACGCTGCTGTCCCTCGTCCTGACGGCGCTGCTGCTTCTGCTGAATGCAATAAGCGGCGTGCCGGTCACCGGTCGCGAAGCGGCCGTCGCGTTCGCGGCGCTGCTGGCAACCTCGCTGATCGGCGGGATCGTCACGGGCAGGGGCCGGGCGCTCTTCGAAAGCCTTAAGGAAGCGCACGAACGCGAGCAGAGCCTGCTTGTCCGCAATATTTTGAACGGCCAGCTGTCCCGGATGGACGGGCTGACGCGCCTCTTGAACCAGCGGTCGTTCCAGGAGCATGCCGATTATATCGTCGACGGCGTGCCTGCCGGATTGACCTTTCAGCTCGCGCTGCTGGATATTGATAATTTCAAAAGCATCAACGATACATACGGTCACCGTGCCGGCGACCAGGTGCTGATCGCTATGGGACGGGCCATAAAATCGGTGCTGTGCCCGGACGATATCGTCTTCCGGTACGGCGGCGAAGAATTCGCGGTGATGCTGCAGGGCAAGACGGAAGCGGAAGCGAAGGCGGACTGCCTCGCAATCCTGGAGGCGGTGCGAAGCCTCGTAATTCCGGACATGCCAGGTAGGCAAATCACGACGAGCATCGGACTCGCGGCCTACGAGCCCGGCCTGTCCAGGGAGGAATGGTTTCAGCGTGCGGACGACCGTCTGTACGCCGCCAAACGGGAAGGCAAAGACCGGCTCGAGGTGTGGACAAGGCCGAATTGAACGCGGCTTTGCGGCGGGTCAAGCCTCCCGCGTACGCTGCGGCATCGCATCGTACGAAGAAAGCGGGGGTACGGCCAGCATGCCGACCGTCAGCGCCTGATGCTCCCACAGGAGCCGCGCGATCTGCTCCTTGCGGTCCTCCGGGCAGCGCACAATGACCGTAACCTCCGGCAGCTGTTTGCCTCCCCTGCCCGGCTTTCGTCCTCCGCGGATCCGGGCGAAGGCCGTAAACGCCAGCAGCCCGAGGCAGAAGCCCCGACGAGCCGGCGATGATGCCCCAGATGATCGGTCCCCACGCCAGCAGAAAGCCGCGGCTGATGCCGACCACCGCAAAGCCGGTGGCAAAGGCCATGCCCGTCTCGAACGCCCCGGCTTTGCGGTCCCGCTTCTCGAGCAGCGCGCCGGAATGAAAGGAGTCGCCCGCCTCCATCGGGACGGCCAGCACGGAATGCGGCCCGAGCCCGAGCCTGTCAAGCGATATCAGCGCGTGCTCAAGCTCAAGCGTATGTTGAAAAGCGCCTACGATTGAGCAATGGCTATTCCTCCATTCTGAGCAGCTTATCCACCCGGACCGTCCGGTAGCTCTCCTGCATAAACTGCCGCTGCTCCAGCCGGAACAGCTTGTTATGCTCGTTCGCGATAAAATAAGCATGATAGACCGACCCCGAGAAGACGGAAGGCATAAACTGCATCCAATGCGGGTTCAGCCGGATGTCGACGCTGCTGCGTCACCGTTGAGCAGGGCGAGCGCCGCATCGTACAGGCGGGATTTCCAGACGAAAATCCACCACCACACCATATTGAACAGCGCCAGATCCAGCCGCGCGACGTACAGCTGGCCGAGCCCGGGGAACAGCCGACCAGTATCGAATTCCCGATCTGCGTAAGCAGCGCGATCGAACGCCGCGGGGAGATTTCACCTTCACTCAAAGCTCGTTGTTCCCTCGTCTCCTGAAACGCTTCGCTTGGATTTAGCTACAGTATACATTTTTCTATTATTTTCAATTTATGGAAATTTAATTGATACCCCAAAACGCTCTAGAATCTGGAAATGAAAACGTTGACATGAATCGGACGGCCCGTTATCCTGAGGGTAGACTCGTTTTAAGCTTATGGGAGGGAATATGTTGCACCTGACGGGAAAAGCGCTGCGGACGTGCGCGGCGGCCGGTATCGCGATCATGCTGCTAAGCGGCTGCTCGCTTCTTCCGAAGGAAGAGGAACTGCTCGACCCGCCCTCTTTTCAGAAGAAGGAAGACACCTACGAGACGGCGGCGGTAAAGCGGGGAAATTTGGCCAGATACATCGACTCGACGGCAACGGCGGAGTCCGACCGAAGCGTTTCGGTTTCTTTTCCCGATGCCGGCGGCCAGCTGAAGAAGCTGAACGTGCAGGAAGGCGACCGGGTGAAAAAAGGCGATCTTCTCGCGGAGCTGGAAACCGGCGATCTGCCGCTTCAAATCCGGCTGCAGAAGCTGACGGTCGAGCAGAAGAAGCTCGAGCTTCAGGACACGCTCCGGAGCGGCGATACCGAGGCGCAAAAGCTGGCCAAGCTCGACCTGAGCGGCGCCAATCTGGTGCTCAGCTCACTGGAAGCGCAATACGGGCAGGCGCTGCTGTATTCGCCCGCCGATGGCCTCGTGACGTATGCCGCCAGCCTGAAGCCGGGCGATACCGTTGAAGCGCAGTCCACGATCGCCGCGATCGACGATCCGAGCCGCATTCATCTGCTGTATACGACAATCGAGCCCGACTCGCTCGCGCCCGTGAAGCCCGGCGCCGAGGTTACGATTACTTACGACAAGCATACCTACCAAGGAAAAGTGGTTCAGACGCCGGCTACCGTGCCGTCAAACGCCAGCGAGGCGGATAAGGAAAAATACGCCAAGGCGCTCGTGATCGATTTCGTCGGTCCGAAGCCGGCGATACCGATCGGCGATACCGCCGATATCAAGCTGTTTGTGGAGAAGCGGGACAACGTGCTGATCATCCCCCGTTCAGGGCTGAAAAATTTTCTCGGGCGCACTTACGTCCAGGTGCTGGACAAAGGCCGGATCAAGGAACTCGATGTCGAGTCCGGACTCAGCACGACGGACGGAGTCGAGATCGTGCAAGGGCTCGAGGAAGGGATGCAGGTCGTGCTGAACGGCTGACGCCGTCTAATTGCTCATGCGGAGGTGAACTGTACTGGAGCATTTTTATGACTTGGTTCTATTGGCATTCTCGATCGCTCTCATCTCTTCCATAGTGTTACTTCCATTTACCTATTTTTCTTTACAAGAGATACGATGGGGTCATGAAATTGCTGCAGCCGGTTCAACTTGGTTTGTTGCTGTCAGACTGTCGCAGCCCAACAGCATTCAGCGGTGGATAATACGTACCGCCAGACGAAGAGAAGCACCTGATGAAGACGACTCCCTAAATTGATATTCCATACTTTCAATTAGGGAGGACAAGGATGAAAAAGCTCCAGAAATGGGCGAAGCCCATTCTCGTCATGTTGATCGGGGTTATTCCGATCATTGTGCTCAGCGGGTGTTCGACACCATCCCAATCACACTCGATTAATGCCGATTCACCAGGAATATTTAACCACTATTTTATTTATCCATTTTCGATCTTAATCAAATTCTTCGCCAATGCATTTCACGGAGACTACGGATTATCGATCGTGCTGATGACTTTCATCATCAGACTTGCGATCATGCCGCTCATGATGAATCAAACCAAGAAACAAATGGTCATGAGAGAAAAGATGGCCGTCCTCCAGCCGGAGTTAACCGCACTTAAGGAGAAGTACAAGAATAACGTCAGTGCGGATGCTAAAAAACAACAGCAAGTCGAGATGATGCAGCTCTACCAGAAGCATCAATTTAATCCCTTGAACATGGGGTGTTTACCGATGCTTCTCCAATGGCCGATCACCCTCGCATTTTACTACGCCATTCGTCGTACCCCAGAGATTGCAGCTCACGAATTTCTGTGGTTTAGCTTGGGAAAACCAGATATGATTTTGCCATTTATTGCCGCTGCGGTGTATTACGTTCAGTTCCGCGTGTCTCAATCCGTTTCCGTGCAGTATCAGCAAAATCAAAATAATCAAATGGCTTTCATCGGATTGTTGTCACCGGTCATGATGGGTATATTTTCTTTTGCGGCACCCGCCGCGCTGCCATTATATTGGGCGGTTGGCGGTATATTCATTATCGTGCAAACGATCATACTCAACAAAATGTACGCGAAGCCAAAAGCAGCGAGTCAAAAATTACCAGCCGGTGTAGAAGATTTATAAAATTGAACCCGTTGTACAAGTAAGCGTCAAATCCAGCACACCTTCAACGCAATCGAAATCGATGAGAAGATGAGGCCATCGCTACGATAAGAAAAGCCCCGTAAACGGCGCCGGCTGAAATGCCGGCCCGTTTCCCGTGGCTTTTCGTATTGCTGGCGGTCTTCTTTAAGATGATACGAATCCGTTCAGCGTAAACCGGAACGCATAGGGGCGGTTCGCCGGCAGCATATATTGCGGGTCAGGCAGCGCCCCCCAGCTGTCGTCGCCTCCGACGCCCATCTGCCTCCAGTTGATGCGGACAACCGTTTTATCGCTCCCCGGCAGCTGGTGGAAGTGATCGTACGCCTCCAGTTCGGCCGGCGCATACGGCAGGGCGTTCAGCTCGTAGGACGGCGATCCGATAATCGCAAGGCCCGCTCCCGCGGCATTCGTAATCGACGCGCGGCGCACCTCCATCTTGTTCCCGCATTCCTGCGGCCGCAAATAAGGCACCAGCTGATCGGCTACCTTGCCCTTATATAAGCCGAGCTTGGCTCCGCTCTGCCGGTCCCAATACGACTCATGCGGTCCTTTTCCGTACCATTCCACCGTATCGAACCCGCCGTCCATCACCAGCATAAGGCCGAATTCCGGAATTACAGGCAATCCTTCCGCCGGCGTCAGCTGTACATAAACGTCAATTTCACCGCTTCCGCGCACGGTATATTCGAGCTCGCAAACGGAATGGCCGGCGGCCGGAAGCGTGTAGACGGTACGCACGACGGCGCGGTCCGACAGCGTCTCCCATGTCAGCCGCTCCAGCTTGCGCTCCGCGCCGGCCGAGCGCCAAACCGCGCACCGCTCGTGGAGCCTGCTGCCGCGGTCGTTGTCCGTATACGCCCGCCAGAAATTCGGTGCCGGCGCTTCGCGCAGCAGCTCCGTGCCGCCTGCTGCCAAGGAGACGAGTCCGCCCGTCGCCTTATCGAATTGTGCGGCAAAGCCGCTGCCCGAAAGCTTCAACCGGGAGCCGTCGTCCTCGGCGCGAACGGCTGCTGCCGCAGTTTCGGCTTTGGCCGCTTCCGGCGCGGCGAGACCGGCCGGGCGCAGCACGAACTGCCCGAAGGCGATTTCGTGGCCGGCTTCCGCCCATTCCGTCCGCTCCTTCATGACGAAGGAGACGGTCAGCACCGCCTCGCCGCGGACGCTGCCGAGGGAGGGCAGCGGAAGGGCAATATCCTTCGTCTCGCCCGGCGTGACCGCCGCCTCAAGCGATCCGGAGGCTTGTTCCTTACCGTCGACCGCGACCGTCCACTGCAGCTCATAGTCCGACAGATCGGTGAACAGGAACCGGTTGTGAACCCGAACCGTGCAATTGGCCGGATCGAAGCCGGACAGCTGTATGTTTTGATAGCATTTTTTCACTTCATACAGCTTCGGCGATACGGATCGGTCTGCGAACAGCAGGCCGTTGCCGCAGAAGTTGCCGTCGTGCGGCTTTTCGCCGAAATCGCCGCCGTATGCCATGTAGCCCTCTCCATCCGCCGTTTTCGTCCAGATCGCCTGGTCGACCCAATCCCATATGAATCCGCCCTGCAGCACCGGATATTTGTCAAACAGCTCCCAGTACAGATGCAGCCCGCCGCAGGAGTTGCCCATCGCATGGCTGTATTCGCACAAAATGAACGGCTTCGCGGGGTTGCTAAGCGCGTACTCCTCAACCTGCGCCGGGCGCGTGTACATCCGGCTTTCGATATCCGACGCGGCATCCGACGCGCGCCACAGGGTAACGCCTTCGTAATGGACGATCCGTGTCGGATCGGCTTCGCGCAGAAAATCGTGCATCGCGATAAAGTTGTCGCCGCCGAACGACTCGTTCCCGAGCGACCAGATGAGCACGCTGGGATGGTTTTTATCGCGCTGCAGCATCGAATTCGCCCGGTCCAGCACGTTCGCCGTCCATTCCGGCTTGCTGGCCGGCACGAACTTGGGGCCGAGCTCCTTCGCGCCGTAAATCCAGCTGCCGTGCGTCTCGAGATTCGTCTCGTCGATGACGTACAAGCCGTATTCGTCGCACAGGTCGTACCAGAGCGGGTTGTTCGGATAATGGGACGTGCGGACGGCGTTAATATTGCACGCCTTCATCAGCTTGACGTCCTTCACCATATCCTCGTACCCGAGCGCGCGGCCGGTATGGCATGAAAATTCGTGCCGGTTGACGCCTTTGAAGACGATGCGTTTGCCGTTGATGAGCATCAGTCCGTCCTTCAGCACGAATTTTCGGAAGCCGATGCGGCAGGAGACCGTCTCCAGCAGTAAGCCTTCCCGATCCTTCAGGCTGAGCACGAGCGTATACAGATTCGGCTTCTCCGCGCTCCATTTGAGCGGATTCGCTACGGCGGCGGCGGCTTCGACCGCAGCTGAAGCTTCACCCTCCCCAAGCTCCGCCTTCATCGTTAGCGGGCTCGCCAGCACCGGACTGCTGCCGCGGTCGTACAGCTGCGCTTCGACCGTTACGCCGCCGAGCGCCTGACCGAAATAATTCGTCACCTTCGCCCGTACGCGCAGCTCGGCGTCCCGGTACGCTTCGTCCAAATCGGTCGTGACGGCAAAATCGGCGATGTGCGTCTTCGGCGTCGTCATCAAATAAACGTCGCGGAAAATGCCGCTCATCCGCCAGAAATCCTGGTCCTCAAGCCAGCTGGCGTCGCACCACCGGTACACCTCGACGGCAAGCTTGTTCTCGCCGCTGCGCAAATACGGCGTCAGATCGAATTCGGCCGGCGTAAACGTGTCTTCGCTGTAGCCGACAAGCTCGCCGTTCACCCAGACGTAGAAAGCCGACTCCACGCCCTGGAAGCTGATCAGCACCGGCTGTCCCCGCCAGTCGTCCGGCACCGTGAACGTGCGGGTATACGAGCCGACCGGGTTGTATTTCGTCGGCGCAAACGGCGGCATCAGATCCGGCTCGGATTCCTCCCACGGGTAACGGATATTCGTATATTGCGGGTAGTCGTAGCCCTGCAGCTGCCAATGGCCGGGAACGGCGATATCGTTCCAGCCGGAGCAGTCGAAATCGTCTTTATAAAAATCCGCGATCCGCTTATCCGGCGTCTCGGCGAACGAGAATTTCCATGTTCCGTTCAGCGGCAGCACGCTGCGCGAAGCGGCCCGGTCGCCCTTCAGCGCCTCTTCGGCCGAATCGAACGGAACGAGCGTCGCATGCGCGTCCATCCGGTTCAACTGGAAAATATCCGGGTTATTGTTCCATTCCGGGTACCCGTTGGCCGGCGGCGTGTACACAAACTTTTTCAAAACGAAGCCCACCTCTTTCTGAAGGAATCTCTTCCTTAGTAATGTAGCGGAAAGACCCCTCGCCGTAAATGCAATATTTTCGCATCCCGATATGGAAAAAGTGCGAAGCCCCTTCCAGGTCCGGAAAAGGGCTCGGGAAAGGGCTTCGGGAAATGCCGATTTGGCCGGCGGTCCGGACTATTCGAACCGCAGCGCCTCGATCGGCTTCAGATTGGATGCTTTGTTGGCCGGGAACAGCCCGAATACGACGCCGATGAAGACGGAGAACCCGAACGCGAGCACGATGATCGGCACCGACAGCACGACAGCCATGTGCAGCGCCTTCGAGACGGCCTGCGCGGTCCCGATGCCGATGGCGATGCCGAGCAGCCCGCCGAGGCCGCTTAAGGCGATCGATTCGATCAGGAACTGCGTCAGAATGTCGCGCTTCTTGGCGCCGATCGCCTTGCGGATGCCGATCTCCCGCGTTCGCTCGGTGACGGATACGAGCATGATGTTCATGATGCCGATGCCGCCGACGAGCAGCGAAATACCCGCCACCCCGCCAAGCGCGATCGACAGCGTATTGGATATGCTGCTGAACGAGTTGAGCAGGTCCTGCTGGTTAAACACGCGGTAGCTGTCCGTGTCCCCGCGGAATTTTTTGTTCAGGTCCGCTTCCAGCTCGTTCGTCACCTGGTCCATGAGGTCGGAGGACGCGACCTGCACGTTGATGGTCCGCACGCCCTTCGCTTTGAACAGCCGTTCGCTCGATGTGATCGGGATGACCACCACTTCGTCGTTCGAGCCGGTCAGCGAATCGCCCTTCGGAGCGAGGACGCCGACGACCTTGTACCGGACGCCGTTTATAAGAAACGATTGTCCGACCGGATTTTGCTGGCCGAACAGATCCGTCGCCGTCGTCGCGCCGAGCACGGCGATTTTCTGGTAATAATCGAGATCGATTTGCGAGACGAACCGGCCTGCCGCCAAATTATATTCCTTTACGTCCATATAATCCGGCGTCGATCCGACGACGCTCACGCTGATGGCATCTCCGGTCGTCTTGACGTAACCGGTCTGCTGGTTGATCGGCGCAGCGTATTCGATGTCGGGTTTGTCCGTCATGTCCTGCGCGTCCTTGTAATCCAGCGTCGTCTGCGCGCCGCGTCCGATAATGCTTACGGTCAGCAAATTGGTGCCCAGGCTCTGCACCTGATCGGTGACCGACTTGGTCGTTCCTTGTCCGATGGCGACAAGAGCGATGACGGCCGTCACCCCGATAATAATGCCGAGCATGGTGAGCAGCGAGCGCATTTTGTTGGCCAGAATGCTTTTAGACGCCATTTTGAAGGCTTGGCTGACGTTCACGTCTCTCACCGCCTTCCTCGCTGATTCGTCCGTCCTGAATGCGCACGACCCGCCGGGCCTGCTCGGAAATTTTCAGGTCGTGCGTAATGAGCACGATCGTATGCCCCTGTTTGTTCAGCTGCTTCATCAGCTCCATCACTTCTACGCCGGTCCGCGTATCGAGCGCCCCCGTCGGTTCGTCCGCGAGCAGAATCGGCGGATTGCCGGCCAGCGCCCGGGCGATCGCGACGCGCTGCTGCTGGCCTCCGGACAGCTCGGACGGCTTGTGGCCGACCCTGCCCTCGAGCCCGACTTTGCCGAGCGCCTCGACAGCCAGCTCCCGGCGTTTCTTCGACGGCACGCCCCGGTAGATCAGCGGGAGCTCGACGTTCTCCAGCGCGGACAGCTTATTGAGCAGGTTGAAGCCCTGGAAAATAAAGCCGATCTTGCGGTTGCGGATTTCGGCCAGCTTGCTCTCGCGCAGCTTGCTCACTTCCTCGCCGTCCAGCCAGTAGTTGCCCGTCGTCGGAGCGTCCAGACAGCCGATGACATTCATCAGCGTCGATTTGCCCGAGCCGGACGGTCCGATGATAGCCAGGAAGTCGCCGTGGTACACCGTAAGCGAGATTTCGCTCAAGGCGTGGACCGTTTCCCCGCCCATTTTATAT
This genomic window from Paenibacillus humicola contains:
- a CDS encoding ABC transporter ATP-binding protein, with the translated sequence MEANQELIRIDTLSKEYKMGGETVHALSEISLTVYHGDFLAIIGPSGSGKSTLMNVIGCLDAPTTGNYWLDGEEVSKLRESKLAEIRNRKIGFIFQGFNLLNKLSALENVELPLIYRGVPSKKRRELAVEALGKVGLEGRVGHKPSELSGGQQQRVAIARALAGNPPILLADEPTGALDTRTGVEVMELMKQLNKQGHTIVLITHDLKISEQARRVVRIQDGRISEEGGERRERQPSLQNGV
- a CDS encoding glycoside hydrolase family 2 TIM barrel-domain containing protein; the protein is MKKFVYTPPANGYPEWNNNPDIFQLNRMDAHATLVPFDSAEEALKGDRAASRSVLPLNGTWKFSFAETPDKRIADFYKDDFDCSGWNDIAVPGHWQLQGYDYPQYTNIRYPWEESEPDLMPPFAPTKYNPVGSYTRTFTVPDDWRGQPVLISFQGVESAFYVWVNGELVGYSEDTFTPAEFDLTPYLRSGENKLAVEVYRWCDASWLEDQDFWRMSGIFRDVYLMTTPKTHIADFAVTTDLDEAYRDAELRVRAKVTNYFGQALGGVTVEAQLYDRGSSPVLASPLTMKAELGEGEASAAVEAAAAVANPLKWSAEKPNLYTLVLSLKDREGLLLETVSCRIGFRKFVLKDGLMLINGKRIVFKGVNRHEFSCHTGRALGYEDMVKDVKLMKACNINAVRTSHYPNNPLWYDLCDEYGLYVIDETNLETHGSWIYGAKELGPKFVPASKPEWTANVLDRANSMLQRDKNHPSVLIWSLGNESFGGDNFIAMHDFLREADPTRIVHYEGVTLWRASDAASDIESRMYTRPAQVEEYALSNPAKPFILCEYSHAMGNSCGGLHLYWELFDKYPVLQGGFIWDWVDQAIWTKTADGEGYMAYGGDFGEKPHDGNFCGNGLLFADRSVSPKLYEVKKCYQNIQLSGFDPANCTVRVHNRFLFTDLSDYELQWTVAVDGKEQASGSLEAAVTPGETKDIALPLPSLGSVRGEAVLTVSFVMKERTEWAEAGHEIAFGQFVLRPAGLAAPEAAKAETAAAAVRAEDDGSRLKLSGSGFAAQFDKATGGLVSLAAGGTELLREAPAPNFWRAYTDNDRGSRLHERCAVWRSAGAERKLERLTWETLSDRAVVRTVYTLPAAGHSVCELEYTVRGSGEIDVYVQLTPAEGLPVIPEFGLMLVMDGGFDTVEWYGKGPHESYWDRQSGAKLGLYKGKVADQLVPYLRPQECGNKMEVRRASITNAAGAGLAIIGSPSYELNALPYAPAELEAYDHFHQLPGSDKTVVRINWRQMGVGGDDSWGALPDPQYMLPANRPYAFRFTLNGFVSS
- the yidC gene encoding membrane protein insertase YidC — its product is MKKLQKWAKPILVMLIGVIPIIVLSGCSTPSQSHSINADSPGIFNHYFIYPFSILIKFFANAFHGDYGLSIVLMTFIIRLAIMPLMMNQTKKQMVMREKMAVLQPELTALKEKYKNNVSADAKKQQQVEMMQLYQKHQFNPLNMGCLPMLLQWPITLAFYYAIRRTPEIAAHEFLWFSLGKPDMILPFIAAAVYYVQFRVSQSVSVQYQQNQNNQMAFIGLLSPVMMGIFSFAAPAALPLYWAVGGIFIIVQTIILNKMYAKPKAASQKLPAGVEDL
- a CDS encoding efflux RND transporter periplasmic adaptor subunit, with protein sequence MHLTGKALRTCAAAGIAIMLLSGCSLLPKEEELLDPPSFQKKEDTYETAAVKRGNLARYIDSTATAESDRSVSVSFPDAGGQLKKLNVQEGDRVKKGDLLAELETGDLPLQIRLQKLTVEQKKLELQDTLRSGDTEAQKLAKLDLSGANLVLSSLEAQYGQALLYSPADGLVTYAASLKPGDTVEAQSTIAAIDDPSRIHLLYTTIEPDSLAPVKPGAEVTITYDKHTYQGKVVQTPATVPSNASEADKEKYAKALVIDFVGPKPAIPIGDTADIKLFVEKRDNVLIIPRSGLKNFLGRTYVQVLDKGRIKELDVESGLSTTDGVEIVQGLEEGMQVVLNG
- the vrrA gene encoding VrrA/YqfQ family protein, with the protein product MQQQKKAHTRAFLPAEGGAGGPGSAAGSASSPVSGALSAIDRFGGIDGILSMMSKIQRVFGFIQQMTPMFKLFGSFVGSKATVQNVPARSMGSAGDKPRPQPHHPPRPAANRPRKKAVKRNGRR
- a CDS encoding YjcZ family sporulation protein, producing the protein MGGAYGGFTSAGVILVLFILLVIVSRSWIGGY
- a CDS encoding Hsp20/alpha crystallin family protein; its protein translation is MNDNPNPLFDWGKFIRSFTGEESLFSSLHDDGKVDAYVEQIGETVRTAMSKAFPVREPAVKTASVFESHRSVFIRWKVPKDADAYAIRIHVNSRRVRLSNIKGHPDFSVPLPVPVTTKGSRAGIRGGILEIRLPKSFRRLKEKEIFIRDL
- a CDS encoding ABC transporter permease, with the translated sequence MNVSQAFKMASKSILANKMRSLLTMLGIIIGVTAVIALVAIGQGTTKSVTDQVQSLGTNLLTVSIIGRGAQTTLDYKDAQDMTDKPDIEYAAPINQQTGYVKTTGDAISVSVVGSTPDYMDVKEYNLAAGRFVSQIDLDYYQKIAVLGATTATDLFGQQNPVGQSFLINGVRYKVVGVLAPKGDSLTGSNDEVVVIPITSSERLFKAKGVRTINVQVASSDLMDQVTNELEADLNKKFRGDTDSYRVFNQQDLLNSFSSISNTLSIALGGVAGISLLVGGIGIMNIMLVSVTERTREIGIRKAIGAKKRDILTQFLIESIALSGLGGLLGIAIGIGTAQAVSKALHMAVVLSVPIIVLAFGFSVFIGVVFGLFPANKASNLKPIEALRFE
- a CDS encoding sensor domain-containing diguanylate cyclase, which codes for MNLHLENGTEWNRQLVRMFWRLIAAYEIFAALGHVIMLLLKNDAWLDSLTRYQLIPTAALLGVMGAGHLALRLAPRNHDDIVPAWAAAIVTALLVSLPGLHNSYELLCLPLMLSSLYYRRRILLSCTLLSLVLTALLLLLNAISGVPVTGREAAVAFAALLATSLIGGIVTGRGRALFESLKEAHEREQSLLVRNILNGQLSRMDGLTRLLNQRSFQEHADYIVDGVPAGLTFQLALLDIDNFKSINDTYGHRAGDQVLIAMGRAIKSVLCPDDIVFRYGGEEFAVMLQGKTEAEAKADCLAILEAVRSLVIPDMPGRQITTSIGLAAYEPGLSREEWFQRADDRLYAAKREGKDRLEVWTRPN